The genomic segment GGCCCTGGACGTCGCGCTGGACGAACTGTTCAAGAAGAACGGCGACCTGGGCTACATCGTCGTCTCGAAAGAGGGGGACAAGCACGACGGGTGGGTGCTGTTGACGACGACCGGAGAGCGCGGGGCGGCGAAGCCCGCAGTGAAGTTGGGCGCCAAGGACGAGGCGGACGCGGCGGAGAAACTGGCGCTGGCGAAGACCCTGATCGACGGCGGCAAGACGGACCAGGCGAAGACCGTCCTCGCGTTCGTTCTCAAGAAGTACCCGACGGCGAAGATCGCCGCCGAAGCGAAGGAACTGCTGACGAAGCTCGAAAAGTGAGCGCGGGGCGCGGCTGTGTCCGAAGTCGGTCACGCTCCGCGAGTGACGCCAGTCACCGGCCCCAGATGGAAAGGCGCGGCTCGTGAGCGAAGCGTTGGCTTTCAGAGCCGCCGGCACGCGGTGCGAGTGACGCCAGTGACCGACTCCAAAGGGAAGGGCGCGACTCGCGGAGCGAGTCGTTTACTTTCCGCGAATGTCACGCATCAGCCGCCCGGTTTGACGTCGCCGCTGGTGCCCACGAGTGTCACACCGAGGCCGGTTCCGGAGAACGCGGCCGTCCCCGCGGTAAACTGGAGTGCGTAGGTGCCGGTGACGGCGCTCGAGAGCGACGTGTCGCTGTTGAACGTGAGGTCGGTCACGACTTCCTGATTGCCGGCCGCGAACGAGGACACGCTTTGCGTGTACCCCGTGATCGCCGCACTAGCGTCGTTCAGGCCGTCGTACAGGGTCGTGAGGCCGGTGACGGTGTCCGCTTTCTGGGCCAGGAATTCGCTGCTACCCAGCTCCTGTCCGATGGCGATACCGGTGTTGCCGGCGGTATCCTGGTACGCACTGACCCAGCGCACGTGGGTGCCGAGCGCGAGGCTCTGGAGGCCGCCGGAGGTGGTAAACTCCATCACGTGTCCGGTCTGGCCCAGGGCGGTCGAGGGCGAGCCGGAGTTGGCGACGAGGACGTCGATCCGCACCCGACCCGACGCGCTGTAGGCGGTACTCAGGTCGAGGATGTTGCCGCCGAAGAAGGTGTTGCTAAGGGTCAACACGCCGCCGGCCGACGGGTCGTAGTGGATGGCCGAGCCGTCGGTGAAAACGACGTCGATGCCGAGGGCGCCGTCGGCCGCACGGAAGCCCTGTGCCGTACGCACGCTGCCGTCGTAGAGCGCCGTCTGCTGCCCGTTCGGTGAAACGAGAACCAGGTCGCTGTTCGCGTCCACATAGACCTGGTTCAGCCCGTTGCTGGCGAGCACGGAACTGGCGCTCGGCACACACCGATCGTCGAGCGCTTCAACGCGCGGGCGGAATGTGTTCGGGCGGGCGCGCTCGGTGCGCCGGTTGCGGAACCATAGCATGGTGAGAGCTCCTGGAGAGTGTGTGAGAAACGGGCGAACGGGGCGAGGGGCGGCGCGAGTTGTTCGGGACCGCGGGCACATGGAAGCGCACGCGGCTCCGCTGCCGATCCCTGGGTCGTCCACCCGCAGAGTAACGAGTGGGGAATAAGGCAGAAGCGGGAAAATGCTCGACCGGTAAGGTTCGATCCTGTTGTGGTGCCGGCGCCTCGCCTCCCTCGCTTTGGCAGGCGAGACGCCGGCACCACAACACGAACGAGCGGTACATTTTTTCTCCGCCCATGCCTAAGGGCGCGGAAAATAGGCAATCTGGGTATGCAACTCGCGCGCCGGCCGCGCAATGGAGACGTCCCGCGATGAGCGGCATCTGGGGGAGCCGTGACGTACCGTGGATTCCGCCCGAACTGGCGGAACCGGACGGCTTCGTCGGCGTGGGCGGCGACCTGTCGCCGCGCACCCTTTTGCGCGCGTACGCGGAGGGCGTGTTCCCGTGGTTCAACGAGGGCGACCCGATCCTGTGGTGGTCGCCGGACCCGCGCGGCGTGATCGAGTTACAGGCCCCGGCGGGCACCCCGCCGGAAGCGGCCGAGTACGGCGGGCTGCACGTGTCGCGGCGGCTGGCCCGGACCATCCGCTCCGGTAAGTTCCGGGTCACCACCAACCAGTGTTTCGAGACGGTGATGCGGGCGTGCGGCGACTGCCGGCCGGAGGGCACGTGGGTGACCGAGGACATGCTCGCCGCGTACGCGGAACTGCACCGCCTGGGCCACGCGCACAGCCTGGAGACGTGGGCGCCGGCGGCCGACGGCGGCGACGGACCCTGGGAACTCGCGGGCGGGACCTACGGGGTGTGTATCGGCGGCCTGTTCGCGGCGGAGTCGATGTTCTACCGCGTGACGGACGGGTCGAAGGTGGCGCTAGCGGCGCTCGTGGCGCGCCTCCGCGCCCGCGGCTTCGCTCTGTTGGACGTGCAGATGAAGACGGACCACACGGGCCGCATGGGCGCGAGCGAGGTGCCGCGGACGGAGTACCTGAAGCGCCTGCGCCGCGCCGTCGCGATGACCGGCATCAACTTCGCGTGAGGGCGCGGGAGCGCGGCGGAGGAACGCGGGCCCTCGACCGGGCGCCCGGGGGGGGATAGACAATACGGGCGACAGCGGCGGCCGTGCCGTAACACAGCCGGCCGCCGGGTCTTCGCCCGGCGGCCGGCTGTGTTACGGCATTTCGCGTTTCGTTCAGGACTGGTTCCGGCCCTGGCGCTTGCGGTCGCCTTCCTTGAGGAACAGCTTCCGCATCCGCACGGCCGCCGGGGTGATCTCGACCAGCTCGTCGTCCTCGATGTACTCCAGTGCCATTTCCATCGAGAACTTCAGCGCCGGCTTCAGGACCGCCGCCTTGTCGCTGCCGGACGCCCGCATGTTGGTGAGCGGCTTCGGCCGGGTCACGTTCACCACCATGTCGTTGTCGCGCCCGTGCTCGCCGACGATCTGCCCCTCGTACACGCTGTCCTGTGGGGACACGAACAGGTTGCCCGTCAGGTCCTCGGCCGAGTACGCGGTCACCTTGCCCGTTTCCTTCGAGATGTACACGCCGGTGGCGCGCCCGGCCGCGCTGCTCCGCAGCGGGCGGTAGTTGAGGAAGTTGTGGTGCATGATGGCCGTGCCCTGCGTGGCCGTCAGCATCCGCGTCCGCAGGCCGATCAGCGACCGGGCCGGGATGTGGAACTCCACCTGGGTGATGCCGCGGTGGCTCTCCATCCGCTGGAACTCGCCCTGGCGCTCCAGCACCAGCCGCATGACCGAGTTCTGGTGGTCGTTGGGCACCTCGACGACCAGGTGCTCGTAGGGCTCGTGCTTGTGCCCGTCGATCTCCTTCACGATCACCTGCGGCTTGCCGACGGCGAGCTCGCCGCCCTCGCGGCGGATCGTCTCGAGCAGCACGCCCAGGTGCAGCAGCCCGCGCCCGGACACGATGAACTCGCTCTCGCGGGCGCCCGGCTTGACCCGCAGCGCGACGTTGTGCTGCAGCTCCTTTTCGAGCCGGTCGCGCAGCTCGCGGCTCGTCATCGGCTTGCCGTCCTGGCCCGCGAACGGGCTGTCGTTCACGCGGAACACCATGTCGAGCGTCGGCTCGTCGATGGTCAGCGGCGGCAGCGCCTGGGCCTTGTCGAACTCGCAGATGGTGTCGCCGATGTCCGCGTCGTCGATGCCCACGACGGCGCACACGTCGCCGGCGCGGAGCTCCTCGACCTCCCGCTTCGCGAGCCGCTCGAACTCCAGCACCTGGACGACGGTGTCCGGGAACACGGTGCCGTCCTTCTGCTTGACGACGGACACCTTCTGGTTCTTGCGGATCTTGCCGGCGAAGATCTTGCCGATCGCGATCTTGCCGACGAACTCGTTGTACTGCAGCGCCATCACCTGCATCTGGAGCGGGGCGTCCTGGTCCACGTCCGGCGGGGGCACGTTGTTCAGGATGGCGTCGAACAGCGGGCGCAGGTCCTTGGGCTCGACGGCCAGGTCGGTGGTGGCGACGCCGGCCCGGCCGCTGGCGTAGATGACCGGGAAGGTGGCGGTGTCGTCGTCGGCGCCCAGCTCGATGAACAGGTCGAACATGAGCGCGTGGACGTCCGTGATGCGGGCGTCCGGGCGGTCGATCTTGTTGATGACGACGATCGGCTTGAGGCCGGCGGCGAACGCCTTCTTGAGCACGAACCGGGTCTGCGGGAGCGGCCCCTCGGCCGCGTCCACCAGGACGAACGCGCCGTCGGCCATTTTCAGGATGCGCTCGACCTCGCCGCCGAAGTCGGCGTGCCCGGGCGTGTCGATCAGGTTGACCTTCACGTCGCCGATGCGGATGCCGCAGTTCTTCGCCAGGATCGTGATGCCGCGCTCGCGCTCCTGGTCGTTGGAGTCCATGATGAGGCCGTGCTGCCCCCCCACCAGCTTGTCCAGTTCCTCCGAGCGGAACTGGCCGGACTGGCGCAGCATCTGATCCACGAGTGTGGTTTTGCCGTGGTCAACGTGGGCGATCACGGCGACGTTCCGAATATCGTTCCGCTTCATGGATTCGTGCGAGCTCCGAGGCCCTTGTGTCCGGTCCCGTGTTCCCGCCTTCGTATCGGCGGGGCCGCCGCTCCGCAGCGGTACGGGTGAACAGGTCTTACGGACAGGGGCCGGGAACTTCCCTCGGGTCTGGTGGAGTCAAGCGCTTCCTGTAATGTAGAAGTTGTGTCGTCTTCCCGAAAGGGCAGAATGGCGCGAGGATTCGGTGAACGCGGTCCGGCACGGACGCGGCCCCACGGAACGGGGGATCCCAGCGAGGACCCGTGATGCTCTTGTACCTGATCCGGCACGCCGAGGCCGTCGAGCTGGGCTCGCACGGTGCGGCCCGCGATTTCGACCGGCCCCTGACGCCCAATGGGCGCGATCAGGCCCGCGCCCTGGCGCACGCGTTCGTCCGCCTCAACCTGGCGGTGGACGCGGTCGTCGCCAGCCCCCTGGTTCGCGCGCACCAGACCGCGGTCGAGCTGCTGACCGTGTGGCAGCCGGACGGGCGGGCGGTGACGTGCGATCAGCTCGCCCCGGAGCGGCTGAAACCGGGAAAACTGTCCGATTTCCTGGCCGCGGTGCCGGGGGACCGCGTCGCCGTGGTCGGGCACATGCCGGAGCTGGGCAACTACGTCGAGTGGCTCATCGGCGCGTCAGAGGAAACCGTTCCGCTCGCCAAAGCAGCGGCGGCGTGCGTCTCGTTCAAGGGCGACCCGGCGAAGGCCGCGGGCAAGCTGCACTGGATCGTTCCCCCCAACTGGTTCATGTGACGCGGCTTCACTTCGTCCGGGTCCGGTACGGCAGGGGCGTTCCGCCGTACCGGACCGCAACAAGTGGGCGGCGACTTCGAAACTTATTCAATTATTCATCTTCATCGACTTCGACTTTGGCCTTCTTGGTGGTTAACGGCCGGGCCTTTTTCGGCGCAGCGGATTTCGGACTCTCGTCCCCGTCCGACGCCACTTTCCGCTTCTTCTTCGCCTTCTTTTTCTTCTTGTCGCTGTCTTCCTCTTCGTCCGCTTCTTCGTCCTCGTCCCCGCGCCGCATGAACAAGAACAGCAGCCCCAACCCGAGTAGGCCGAGCAGGAACAGCCCGAGAACGATCCAGAGCCACGGCGTCTTCTTCGCGGGCTCGGGGGCCTCAGCTTCGGCTTGCGGCTGGGCGCGGGGGGCGGGTGTCGGCGCGGGGGGCACAGCGAGCGGGACGGGGACCGGCTTCGGCTGCACCGTGTGCGGCGGCGGGGCCGTCTCGATGACGTTCGTCGGCGGGTCGATTTTGGGCGCGAGTTTGATGTCCACCTTCGCGGCCAGCGCCCCGGGATCGACGGTCAACCGCTTCGACAGGTCGGGGAGGAGATTGGCCCGTTTCAGGAACAGCAGCGCGAGGCAGGTGTTCACGAGCGGGCTCTGTCCGGAAAACCCGCCCTCCTCCCAGCTCCCGTCGCCCGACTGGTTGCTGATGAGGATCTCCGCGCCCCACTGGTACCAGTCCTTCTTGTTGAGCTTTTGCAGGTCGTACAGCACCGCGATGCGTTCCATCGACCACAGGAAGTACAGCCCGCCCACGTCCTTGACCTTCGGGCGGTTGGTGGTGTCGCCGACCGGCGCGCCGATCGCCTTGTCGAGCGCGACGAAGGCGTTGATGATCACCGGATCGGTTTCCGGCTTGACGTCGGGCTCCGGCGCGACGACGTGCCCGATGGCGATGCCGAGCAGGGCGATGCAGGTCATCGCGTTGTTCCCGTCGGCCCCGGTGCGCACGAAATCGTAGGCCCAGGTGCCGCCGGGGCCCTGGCTCGTGCGGAACCGCCGGTTGACGAGCACGAACGTGCGGTCCACGGGGATCTCGTACTTGCGGGCGGTCCACAGCCCGACCATCGCGAGGTGCGTGTTCGAGTTGTCGGTGGCCGCGTCGTACAGGTCGTTCCGCTTGTCGCCGACGGCGGCCGGGTCCGCCGGCAGGCGCCCGGCCCCGTCGCTCCAGACCGCCAGCCGCCGCATGTTTTCCGGCAAGTTGGCCCGGACCTTGGTCATGTCCACCGGCTTGTCGGGCGTCGCGGCGCTCACTTTTTTGAGCGCGGCGATCAGTCGCAGGACGTTCTGCTCGC from the Frigoriglobus tundricola genome contains:
- a CDS encoding SixA phosphatase family protein; the encoded protein is MLLYLIRHAEAVELGSHGAARDFDRPLTPNGRDQARALAHAFVRLNLAVDAVVASPLVRAHQTAVELLTVWQPDGRAVTCDQLAPERLKPGKLSDFLAAVPGDRVAVVGHMPELGNYVEWLIGASEETVPLAKAAAACVSFKGDPAKAAGKLHWIVPPNWFM
- the typA gene encoding translational GTPase TypA, which produces MKRNDIRNVAVIAHVDHGKTTLVDQMLRQSGQFRSEELDKLVGGQHGLIMDSNDQERERGITILAKNCGIRIGDVKVNLIDTPGHADFGGEVERILKMADGAFVLVDAAEGPLPQTRFVLKKAFAAGLKPIVVINKIDRPDARITDVHALMFDLFIELGADDDTATFPVIYASGRAGVATTDLAVEPKDLRPLFDAILNNVPPPDVDQDAPLQMQVMALQYNEFVGKIAIGKIFAGKIRKNQKVSVVKQKDGTVFPDTVVQVLEFERLAKREVEELRAGDVCAVVGIDDADIGDTICEFDKAQALPPLTIDEPTLDMVFRVNDSPFAGQDGKPMTSRELRDRLEKELQHNVALRVKPGARESEFIVSGRGLLHLGVLLETIRREGGELAVGKPQVIVKEIDGHKHEPYEHLVVEVPNDHQNSVMRLVLERQGEFQRMESHRGITQVEFHIPARSLIGLRTRMLTATQGTAIMHHNFLNYRPLRSSAAGRATGVYISKETGKVTAYSAEDLTGNLFVSPQDSVYEGQIVGEHGRDNDMVVNVTRPKPLTNMRASGSDKAAVLKPALKFSMEMALEYIEDDELVEITPAAVRMRKLFLKEGDRKRQGRNQS
- the aat gene encoding leucyl/phenylalanyl-tRNA--protein transferase, which codes for MSGIWGSRDVPWIPPELAEPDGFVGVGGDLSPRTLLRAYAEGVFPWFNEGDPILWWSPDPRGVIELQAPAGTPPEAAEYGGLHVSRRLARTIRSGKFRVTTNQCFETVMRACGDCRPEGTWVTEDMLAAYAELHRLGHAHSLETWAPAADGGDGPWELAGGTYGVCIGGLFAAESMFYRVTDGSKVALAALVARLRARGFALLDVQMKTDHTGRMGASEVPRTEYLKRLRRAVAMTGINFA